Proteins from a genomic interval of Kribbella aluminosa:
- the rpsO gene encoding 30S ribosomal protein S15 — MSAVDAATKKKIMGEYALTEGDTGSPEVQVALLTHRISHLTEHLKEHKHDHHSRRGLLLLVGQRRRLLNYLAKKDINRYRSLIERLGLRR, encoded by the coding sequence GTGTCAGCTGTTGACGCTGCTACGAAGAAGAAGATCATGGGCGAGTACGCCCTGACCGAGGGCGACACCGGGTCCCCCGAGGTCCAGGTCGCGCTGCTGACCCACCGGATCAGCCACCTGACCGAGCACCTCAAGGAGCACAAGCACGACCACCACAGCCGTCGTGGCCTGCTGCTGCTCGTCGGTCAGCGCCGCCGGCTGCTGAACTACCTGGCGAAGAAGGACATCAACCGCTACCGGTCCCTGATCGAGCGGCTCGGTCTGCGCCGATGA
- a CDS encoding polyribonucleotide nucleotidyltransferase → MEGAEFAEAVIDNGSFGTRTIRFETGRLAQQAAGSAAAYLDGDTMVLSATTASKKPKDQFDFFPLTVDVEERMYAAGRIPGSFFRREGRPSEEAILTCRLIDRPLRPSFVSGLRNEIQVVITVLALNPDKLYDVLAINAASMSTQIAGLPFSGPIGATRVALIGTQWVAFPTHTELEDAVFDMVVAGRVTESGDVAIMMVEAESTPTTFDKVAGGAQAPTEEIVAEGLEASKAFIKTLVEAQADLARRAAKPTGEFPVFPDYADDAFAAVEASASEELAQALTIAGKHERDDATDAVKAATVEKLAADFEGREKELSAAFRSLTKKLVRQRVLKDKVRIDGRGLTDIRPLKAQIGVLPRVHGSALFERGETQILGVTTLNMLRMEQQLDTLSPETRKRYMHNYNFPPYSTGETGRVGSPKRREIGHGALAERALVPVLPSREDFPYALRQVSEALGSNGSTSMGSVCASTLSLLNAGVPLKAPVAGIAMGLISGEIDGKTQYVALTDILGAEDAFGDMDFKVAGTKDFVTALQLDTKLDGIPASVLGGALTQAKDARLTILDVMAKAIDAPGEMSEFAPRVISVKVPVDKIGEVIGPKGKMINQITEDTGADISIEDDGTVYIGATDGPSAEAARAAINAIANPTMPEKGERYLGTVVKTTNFGAFISLLPGKDGLLHISKLRGLAGGKRVEAVEDVLSVGQKLQVEIAEIDDRGKLSLIPVVEGDDNKKAEAEASE, encoded by the coding sequence ATGGAGGGCGCCGAATTCGCTGAAGCCGTCATCGACAACGGCAGCTTCGGTACTCGCACCATCCGCTTCGAGACGGGCCGTCTGGCCCAGCAGGCCGCCGGCTCCGCCGCGGCGTACCTCGACGGCGACACCATGGTGCTCTCGGCCACCACGGCCAGCAAGAAGCCCAAGGACCAGTTCGACTTCTTCCCGTTGACGGTGGACGTCGAGGAGCGGATGTACGCCGCCGGCCGGATCCCGGGTTCGTTCTTCCGCCGCGAGGGCCGCCCGTCCGAAGAGGCGATCCTGACCTGCCGGCTGATCGACCGCCCGCTGCGGCCGTCGTTCGTGTCCGGCCTGCGGAACGAGATCCAGGTCGTCATCACGGTCCTGGCGCTGAACCCGGACAAGCTGTACGACGTCCTCGCGATCAACGCGGCGTCGATGTCCACCCAGATCGCCGGGCTGCCGTTCTCGGGCCCGATCGGCGCCACCCGCGTCGCCCTGATCGGCACGCAGTGGGTCGCCTTCCCGACGCACACCGAGCTCGAGGACGCCGTCTTCGACATGGTGGTCGCCGGTCGTGTCACCGAGTCCGGTGACGTCGCGATCATGATGGTCGAGGCCGAGTCGACCCCGACCACCTTCGACAAGGTCGCCGGTGGCGCGCAGGCGCCGACCGAGGAGATCGTCGCCGAGGGCCTGGAGGCCTCCAAGGCGTTCATCAAGACCCTGGTCGAGGCGCAGGCCGACCTGGCTCGCCGGGCCGCGAAGCCGACCGGTGAGTTCCCGGTCTTCCCGGACTACGCCGACGACGCGTTCGCCGCGGTCGAGGCCTCGGCGTCCGAGGAGCTGGCGCAGGCGCTGACCATCGCCGGCAAGCACGAGCGCGACGACGCCACCGACGCGGTCAAGGCCGCCACGGTGGAGAAGCTGGCCGCCGACTTCGAGGGCCGCGAGAAGGAGCTGTCCGCAGCCTTCCGCTCGCTGACCAAGAAGCTGGTCCGGCAGCGCGTGCTCAAGGACAAGGTCCGCATCGACGGCCGCGGGCTGACCGACATCCGGCCGCTGAAGGCGCAGATCGGCGTGCTCCCGCGGGTGCACGGCTCGGCGCTGTTCGAGCGCGGCGAGACCCAGATCCTGGGTGTCACCACGCTGAACATGCTCCGGATGGAGCAGCAGCTGGACACGCTGTCGCCGGAGACCCGCAAGCGGTACATGCACAACTACAACTTCCCGCCGTACTCGACCGGTGAGACCGGCCGGGTGGGTTCGCCGAAGCGTCGCGAGATCGGTCACGGCGCGCTGGCCGAGCGGGCCCTGGTGCCGGTGCTGCCGTCGCGTGAGGACTTCCCGTACGCGCTGCGTCAGGTGTCCGAGGCGCTCGGCTCGAACGGTTCCACCTCGATGGGTTCGGTCTGCGCCTCGACGCTGTCGCTGCTGAACGCCGGTGTCCCGCTGAAGGCTCCGGTCGCCGGTATCGCGATGGGCCTGATCTCCGGTGAGATCGACGGCAAGACGCAGTACGTCGCGCTGACCGACATCCTGGGCGCGGAGGACGCGTTCGGCGACATGGACTTCAAGGTCGCCGGTACGAAGGACTTCGTCACCGCCCTGCAGCTGGACACCAAGCTGGACGGCATCCCGGCCAGCGTGCTGGGCGGCGCGCTGACCCAGGCCAAGGACGCTCGCCTGACGATCCTGGACGTGATGGCCAAGGCCATCGACGCGCCGGGTGAGATGAGCGAGTTCGCGCCGCGGGTCATCTCGGTGAAGGTCCCGGTCGACAAGATCGGCGAGGTCATCGGCCCGAAGGGCAAGATGATCAACCAGATCACCGAGGACACCGGCGCCGACATCTCGATCGAGGACGACGGCACGGTGTACATCGGCGCCACCGACGGTCCGTCGGCGGAGGCCGCCCGGGCCGCGATCAACGCGATCGCGAACCCGACCATGCCGGAGAAGGGCGAGCGCTACCTGGGCACGGTCGTGAAGACGACCAACTTCGGTGCGTTCATCAGCCTGCTGCCGGGCAAGGACGGCCTGCTGCACATCAGCAAGCTGCGTGGGCTGGCCGGTGGCAAGCGGGTCGAGGCGGTCGAGGACGTGCTCTCGGTCGGCCAGAAGCTGCAGGTCGAGATCGCCGAGATCGACGACCGCGGCAAGCTGTCGCTGATCCCGGTCGTCGAGGGTGACGACAACAAGAAGGCTGAGGCCGAAGCCTCAGAGTGA
- a CDS encoding M16 family metallopeptidase, with protein MKRTVLPSGLRVLSQSVPGFRSVTFGLWVGVGSRDEPEQLAGATHFLEHLLFKGTERRDALEISAAIDAVGGEMNAFTGKEYTCYYARVLDSDLPLAVDVICDMITSATLTDADVESERDVIDEEIAMHADETSDHIHDLFAEQLWGRSPLGRSITGTPESVAGLTRQQVVGWYRRRYKPSNIVVSVAGNVDHADVVRLVRKAFERHWVTAEAEPIAVRRGATRRVPTYGGVQVHHRDVEQAHLVLGMPGLVRSDERRYIAGVLHGIVGGGMSSRLFQEVREKRGLAYSVFTFGSAYADSGMVGVYAGCLPKKAPEVLDVIRGELEAIAQGNITPDELLRGKGQMRGSVVMGLEDTGAKMTRIAKAELVYGELPTVDEILHRIDAVTLDDVTNLAAELYAGAPALTVMGPFDENTTAFTL; from the coding sequence GTGAAACGGACCGTCCTGCCCTCCGGGCTCCGGGTTCTCTCCCAGTCGGTGCCGGGCTTCCGCTCGGTCACCTTCGGCCTCTGGGTCGGCGTGGGCTCCCGCGACGAGCCGGAGCAGCTGGCCGGTGCGACGCACTTCCTCGAACACCTGCTGTTCAAGGGCACCGAGCGGCGCGACGCGCTGGAGATCTCCGCCGCGATCGACGCGGTCGGCGGCGAGATGAACGCGTTCACCGGCAAGGAGTACACCTGCTACTACGCGCGGGTACTCGACTCCGACCTGCCGCTCGCGGTCGACGTGATCTGCGACATGATCACCTCGGCGACGCTCACCGACGCGGACGTGGAGAGTGAGCGGGACGTCATCGACGAAGAGATCGCGATGCACGCCGACGAGACGTCGGACCACATCCACGACCTGTTCGCCGAGCAGCTCTGGGGCAGGTCGCCGCTCGGCCGGTCGATCACCGGTACGCCGGAATCGGTCGCCGGGCTGACCCGCCAGCAGGTGGTGGGCTGGTACCGCCGCCGCTACAAGCCGTCGAACATCGTCGTCTCGGTGGCCGGCAACGTCGACCACGCGGACGTGGTTCGCCTGGTCCGCAAGGCGTTCGAGCGGCACTGGGTGACGGCGGAGGCCGAGCCGATCGCGGTACGACGCGGCGCGACCCGGCGGGTTCCGACGTACGGCGGGGTGCAGGTGCACCACCGTGACGTCGAGCAGGCACACCTCGTGCTCGGGATGCCGGGGCTGGTGCGCAGCGACGAGCGGCGCTACATCGCCGGCGTGCTGCACGGGATCGTCGGTGGCGGGATGTCGTCGCGGCTGTTCCAGGAGGTGCGGGAGAAGCGCGGCCTGGCGTACTCCGTCTTCACGTTCGGCTCGGCGTACGCGGACTCCGGCATGGTCGGCGTGTACGCGGGCTGCCTGCCGAAGAAGGCCCCCGAGGTCCTGGACGTGATCCGCGGCGAGCTCGAAGCGATTGCCCAGGGCAACATCACGCCGGACGAGCTGCTCCGCGGCAAGGGCCAGATGCGCGGCTCGGTCGTGATGGGCCTGGAGGACACCGGCGCCAAGATGACCCGGATCGCGAAGGCCGAGCTCGTGTACGGCGAACTCCCCACCGTCGACGAGATCCTGCACCGCATCGACGCGGTCACCCTCGACGATGTCACCAACCTGGCCGCCGAGCTCTACGCCGGCGCCCCGGCCCTGACCGTGATGGGCCCGTTCGACGAGAACACCACCGCCTTCACCCTCTGA
- a CDS encoding ABC transporter ATP-binding protein, with protein MLDAFRAVRDSLVDAVRITPWWLATYSVLQLLLAILPGAQVVLIRHLIESSDLWRPLLGLTVVVGSMYPLTQVSNGVGQRMMLRLRLALRVELAGGAARLSPSRLAEPEVVRDLEASQTATHPMADVAGKSVQLLSAAATSVVLCVAISAINLLSGLLVLAALVPTVLAFTLISRMEATGWPRVAEHDRKAAYATEQLIQQRPGTELAVLGSGWKVAGLVANSRAAATRVLDRMIRTAVLYELGAALVTVLLFGGALVALVRGGAAGGAAAAAVAGTITGLNGIRQCGYAFGSIVTTAPQAAIYRRFCSRTQAEPAISAPTRRTAAGSACVQIRSGVPAAPRRAVVRRVDSVALDNVTYAYPGAGEPTLRGVCIEARRGELVALVGVNGAGKSTAINLLVGSLRPAGGRVLIDGTDAAEVSEEERLAHFGLLVQEFGRFEFTLRDAVALGAPGAVADREVRAALGGTFAADLPLDTQLGQQWGGTGISGGQWQRLALARIRLRDAGIWILDEPTSAIDAEAEQSIFSELRRTSAARITIVVSHRAWTLREMDRIYVVDEGRVVQQGTYQNLIAQPEGRFARLFAAQ; from the coding sequence GTGCTCGATGCGTTTCGTGCTGTCCGTGACTCGTTGGTCGACGCCGTCCGCATCACCCCATGGTGGTTGGCGACGTACTCGGTTCTTCAACTGCTGCTGGCGATCCTGCCCGGCGCGCAGGTGGTGCTGATCCGCCATCTGATCGAGAGCAGTGACCTCTGGCGGCCGCTGCTCGGGCTGACCGTGGTGGTCGGGTCGATGTATCCGCTGACCCAGGTGTCGAACGGCGTCGGCCAGCGGATGATGCTGCGGCTCCGGCTGGCGCTGCGGGTCGAGCTTGCCGGCGGCGCGGCCCGGCTGAGCCCGAGCCGGCTCGCCGAACCCGAGGTCGTCAGGGACCTGGAGGCGAGTCAGACTGCGACGCACCCGATGGCTGACGTGGCCGGGAAGTCCGTCCAGTTGCTCAGCGCGGCGGCGACGTCCGTCGTACTGTGTGTGGCGATCTCGGCCATCAACCTGCTCTCCGGGTTGCTCGTGCTCGCCGCGCTGGTGCCGACGGTGCTCGCGTTCACGTTGATCTCGCGGATGGAGGCGACGGGCTGGCCGCGGGTCGCCGAGCATGATCGCAAGGCGGCGTACGCGACCGAGCAATTGATCCAGCAACGGCCCGGGACCGAGCTTGCGGTGCTCGGATCGGGCTGGAAGGTGGCCGGCCTGGTCGCGAACAGCCGGGCGGCGGCGACCCGCGTTCTCGATCGGATGATTCGTACGGCGGTGCTGTACGAGCTGGGGGCTGCGCTCGTGACGGTGCTCCTCTTCGGCGGCGCGCTGGTGGCGCTGGTACGAGGTGGTGCGGCCGGGGGAGCGGCGGCAGCAGCGGTGGCGGGAACGATCACCGGGCTGAACGGGATCCGCCAGTGTGGGTACGCGTTCGGCAGCATTGTCACGACTGCTCCGCAGGCCGCGATCTACCGGCGATTTTGTTCCCGCACGCAGGCAGAACCCGCGATTTCAGCGCCGACACGCCGTACGGCGGCGGGTTCTGCCTGCGTGCAGATCCGCTCGGGCGTGCCGGCGGCGCCGCGCCGTGCCGTGGTGCGAAGGGTTGATTCCGTTGCCTTGGACAACGTTACGTACGCGTATCCGGGTGCTGGTGAGCCGACGCTGCGGGGCGTGTGTATCGAGGCGCGGCGGGGTGAGCTGGTGGCGCTGGTCGGGGTGAACGGGGCGGGGAAGTCGACCGCGATCAACCTGCTGGTCGGGAGTCTGCGGCCGGCCGGCGGGCGGGTGCTGATCGACGGGACGGATGCGGCGGAGGTGAGCGAGGAGGAGCGGCTCGCGCATTTCGGGCTGCTGGTGCAGGAGTTCGGGCGGTTCGAGTTCACCCTGCGGGACGCGGTCGCGCTCGGTGCGCCGGGAGCGGTCGCGGACCGGGAGGTGCGTGCGGCGCTGGGCGGTACGTTCGCCGCGGACCTGCCGCTGGACACGCAGCTCGGGCAGCAGTGGGGTGGCACCGGGATTTCCGGCGGTCAGTGGCAGCGGCTGGCACTCGCCCGGATCCGGCTGCGCGACGCCGGCATCTGGATCCTCGACGAGCCGACCTCCGCGATCGACGCGGAGGCGGAACAGTCCATCTTCTCCGAACTCCGCCGTACCAGCGCCGCCCGCATCACGATCGTCGTCTCCCACCGTGCGTGGACCCTCCGCGAGATGGACCGCATCTACGTCGTCGACGAGGGCCGGGTCGTCCAGCAAGGCACGTACCAGAATCTGATCGCCCAGCCCGAGGGCCGCTTCGCGCGTCTGTTCGCCGCCCAGTAG
- a CDS encoding ATP-binding cassette domain-containing protein yields MTVGEAVAVGGLSEPPARVRSALGKAGASFVDELPRGVETQLGTSWADGVELSGGQWQKLAIARALVRPAPLLMILDEPSASLDPQTEAALFDRLAAEARAGRADGRITLLISHRFSTVRSADLIVVLEDGRVTERGTHAELMAYDGTYAELYSLQAAGYR; encoded by the coding sequence TTGACGGTCGGCGAGGCGGTCGCGGTCGGTGGTCTGTCGGAGCCGCCGGCCCGCGTCCGGAGCGCGCTCGGCAAGGCCGGCGCGAGCTTCGTCGACGAGTTGCCGCGCGGCGTCGAGACCCAGCTGGGTACGTCGTGGGCGGACGGCGTCGAGCTCTCCGGCGGGCAGTGGCAGAAGCTCGCGATCGCCCGGGCGCTCGTCCGGCCGGCGCCGCTGCTGATGATCCTCGACGAGCCGAGCGCGTCGCTGGATCCGCAGACCGAGGCTGCGCTCTTCGACCGGCTGGCCGCGGAGGCCCGGGCCGGTCGTGCCGACGGGCGGATCACGCTGCTGATCTCGCACCGGTTCTCGACCGTCCGGTCCGCGGACCTGATCGTGGTCCTCGAGGACGGTCGCGTGACCGAACGCGGCACCCACGCGGAGCTGATGGCGTACGACGGTACGTATGCGGAGCTCTACAGTCTGCAAGCGGCCGGTTACCGGTGA
- a CDS encoding peptide ABC transporter substrate-binding protein: MALGLALVLASCGDGKSSSGGGSGAKSETIAMVADPLEYINPLNDNGSPGIGIAMAIFAPLVQTDPETGKLQNVMADSVTPDKTSQTWTIKLKAGNTFQNGQPLTAKDYVDSWNMTAEGSNGWKNNGFFSKVEGYDALNPPAPAGATPKPTAVKTLSGLKQIDDLTFSVKLKVPFSQFGLTLQYLGLAPLPEEVRKNPDAYKRKPIGNGPFKMAGAWNAGDDIKLTKWDGYKGPQLPQADNITYKFIPNGDTAYNEFLAGNLDFVDVPPTKVKSFKTDAPDQSVTSISSGANYLVIPAWDPRFKNPKLRHAFSEAIDRKAFADLVGLSEPAKGLVAPDMAGYRDNACKYCDFDASKAKADLAAAGGFSGVLNINYNTSSATGQIFAEAIGNMLRQNLGLQVKYTGKQSSEIGALADSRKLDGLRFSGWGHDYPSIEDYLTPMFKSNGDANFAHYSNPALDAVLAKGDAQPDPEQAIKLYQQAEDIALEDMPLIPLYTKSNAYLHSAKIQPRVSKYVGVSALWATFK, translated from the coding sequence GTGGCACTCGGCCTTGCGCTGGTGCTCGCCTCCTGTGGAGACGGCAAGAGCAGCAGTGGAGGCGGCTCCGGTGCCAAGAGCGAGACCATCGCGATGGTCGCCGACCCGCTGGAGTACATCAACCCGCTGAACGACAACGGCAGCCCGGGGATCGGGATCGCGATGGCGATCTTCGCTCCGCTGGTGCAGACCGATCCCGAAACGGGCAAGCTACAGAACGTGATGGCCGACTCGGTCACGCCGGACAAGACCAGCCAGACCTGGACGATCAAGCTGAAGGCCGGCAACACCTTCCAGAACGGCCAGCCGCTGACCGCGAAGGACTACGTGGACAGCTGGAACATGACGGCCGAGGGCTCGAACGGCTGGAAGAACAACGGCTTCTTCTCCAAGGTCGAGGGGTACGACGCGCTGAACCCGCCGGCGCCGGCCGGCGCCACGCCGAAGCCGACCGCGGTGAAGACGCTCAGCGGCCTGAAGCAGATCGACGACCTGACCTTCTCGGTGAAGCTCAAGGTGCCGTTCTCCCAGTTCGGCCTGACGCTGCAGTACCTCGGCCTCGCGCCGCTGCCCGAGGAGGTCCGGAAGAACCCGGACGCCTACAAGCGCAAGCCGATCGGCAACGGCCCGTTCAAGATGGCGGGCGCCTGGAACGCCGGTGACGACATCAAGCTCACCAAGTGGGACGGCTACAAGGGCCCGCAGCTCCCGCAGGCGGACAACATCACGTACAAGTTCATCCCGAACGGCGACACCGCGTACAACGAGTTCCTGGCCGGCAACCTCGACTTCGTCGACGTACCGCCGACCAAGGTGAAGAGCTTCAAGACCGACGCCCCGGACCAGTCGGTGACCAGCATCAGCTCCGGCGCGAACTACCTGGTGATCCCGGCCTGGGACCCGCGGTTCAAGAACCCGAAGCTGCGGCACGCGTTCTCGGAAGCGATCGACCGGAAGGCGTTCGCGGACCTGGTCGGGCTGTCCGAGCCGGCCAAGGGCCTGGTCGCGCCGGACATGGCCGGCTACCGGGACAACGCCTGCAAGTACTGCGACTTCGACGCGAGCAAGGCCAAGGCCGACCTGGCCGCGGCCGGCGGCTTCTCCGGGGTGCTGAACATCAACTACAACACCTCGTCGGCGACCGGCCAGATCTTCGCCGAGGCGATCGGCAACATGCTCCGGCAGAACCTCGGCCTGCAGGTGAAGTACACCGGCAAGCAGAGCTCCGAGATCGGCGCGCTGGCCGACAGCCGCAAGCTGGACGGCCTGCGGTTCTCCGGCTGGGGCCACGACTACCCGTCGATCGAGGACTACCTGACCCCGATGTTCAAGTCCAACGGTGACGCCAACTTCGCGCACTACTCGAACCCGGCGCTGGACGCGGTGCTGGCCAAGGGCGACGCCCAGCCGGACCCGGAGCAGGCGATCAAGCTGTACCAGCAGGCCGAGGACATCGCGCTCGAGGACATGCCGCTGATCCCGCTGTACACCAAGTCGAACGCGTACCTGCACTCGGCGAAGATCCAGCCGCGGGTCTCGAAGTACGTCGGCGTCTCGGCACTCTGGGCCACGTTCAAGTGA
- a CDS encoding ABC transporter permease, protein MIRFVLRRVLAAIPIGLIVTLGVFALVFAMPGDPLRELAGDKPIPAAVLAAKRAQYHLDDPFIVQYLLSMKDILTGHFGTTFAGADIGDQLRLRIPVTLKLATLSMVFQWVLGLIFGIYAGFKRNGWVDRSLLLATLVLLAIPGLVAYFAAQYLFAVELKWFPVSGVLEGYPRSYLLPALVIGVLGFAGLGRLMRTSIVETVNADFVKTARAKGLGEQRVLWRHILPNALLPVVTFIGLDLAGLFGGAIITESIFNLPGLGQFMFQAVKLKEGGVVVLLCTLAFISFILINLLVDVLYGVLDPRVRNV, encoded by the coding sequence GTGATCCGTTTCGTCCTGCGCCGCGTGCTCGCGGCGATTCCGATCGGCCTGATCGTCACGCTGGGGGTCTTCGCGCTCGTGTTCGCGATGCCCGGGGACCCCCTGCGCGAGCTGGCCGGTGACAAACCGATCCCGGCCGCGGTACTGGCCGCCAAGCGGGCGCAGTACCACCTGGACGACCCGTTCATCGTCCAGTACCTGCTGAGCATGAAGGACATCCTGACCGGGCACTTCGGCACCACGTTCGCCGGTGCCGACATCGGCGACCAGCTCCGGCTACGGATCCCGGTGACGCTGAAGCTGGCCACGCTGAGCATGGTGTTCCAGTGGGTGCTCGGGCTGATCTTCGGGATCTACGCGGGCTTCAAGCGGAACGGCTGGGTGGACCGGTCGTTGCTGCTGGCAACACTCGTGCTGCTCGCGATCCCGGGCCTGGTGGCGTACTTCGCCGCGCAGTACCTGTTCGCGGTGGAGCTGAAGTGGTTCCCGGTGTCCGGCGTACTGGAAGGTTATCCGCGGTCGTACCTGCTGCCCGCGCTGGTGATCGGCGTCCTCGGCTTCGCCGGGCTCGGCCGGTTGATGCGGACCTCGATCGTGGAGACCGTGAACGCGGACTTCGTGAAGACCGCACGGGCCAAGGGTCTCGGCGAGCAGCGGGTGCTCTGGCGGCACATCCTGCCGAACGCCTTGTTGCCCGTCGTCACGTTCATCGGCCTGGACCTGGCCGGCCTGTTCGGCGGAGCGATCATCACCGAGAGCATCTTCAACCTGCCCGGGCTCGGCCAGTTCATGTTCCAGGCGGTCAAGCTGAAGGAGGGCGGCGTGGTGGTGCTGCTGTGCACGCTCGCGTTCATCTCGTTCATCCTGATCAACCTGCTGGTCGACGTCCTGTACGGCGTCCTGGACCCGAGGGTGCGCAATGTCTGA
- a CDS encoding ABC transporter permease, whose translation MSEQISAAVGAEAQELGDGRTLSNRELLRALLRKPQFIVCSLLLVLFFAMAAVPRLFTSADPRFCDLAKSRQGSGPGHPFGFDIQGCDYFANVVYGARPSVLVSICASFGAFLLAGTLGLLAGYFPGAVDALISRTADVLFSIPGIVVLIVILNSVQDRSIWIIVGVILVISWPGGMRLMRATVFSVRNREYVLAARSIGAPPLRILRKHVFPNSMAPLLAMTTLGIGGMVGLEAALTFLGVGLQPPSISWGSQFGVAASYRDTPHLFIWPAVFISTMTISFMIIGDSIRDALDPKLLR comes from the coding sequence ATGTCTGAACAGATCTCCGCGGCCGTCGGGGCCGAGGCGCAGGAGCTCGGCGACGGCCGGACACTGTCGAACCGCGAACTGCTGCGGGCGCTGCTGCGCAAGCCGCAGTTCATCGTCTGCAGCCTGCTGCTCGTGCTGTTCTTCGCGATGGCGGCGGTGCCGAGGCTGTTCACGTCCGCCGACCCGCGGTTCTGCGACCTCGCCAAGAGCCGGCAGGGCAGCGGGCCCGGGCACCCGTTCGGGTTCGACATCCAGGGCTGCGACTACTTCGCGAACGTCGTGTACGGCGCCCGCCCGTCGGTGCTGGTCAGTATCTGCGCGAGTTTCGGGGCGTTCCTGCTGGCCGGCACCCTCGGGCTGCTGGCCGGGTACTTCCCGGGCGCGGTCGACGCGCTGATCTCGCGGACCGCCGACGTACTGTTCTCGATCCCCGGGATCGTGGTGCTGATCGTGATCCTGAACTCGGTGCAGGACCGCAGCATCTGGATCATCGTCGGCGTCATCCTGGTGATCAGCTGGCCGGGCGGGATGCGGTTGATGCGGGCCACGGTGTTCTCGGTGCGGAACCGGGAGTACGTGCTGGCGGCCCGTTCGATCGGGGCACCGCCGCTGCGGATCCTGCGCAAACACGTGTTCCCGAACTCGATGGCCCCGCTGCTGGCGATGACCACGCTCGGCATCGGCGGCATGGTCGGGCTGGAGGCGGCGCTCACCTTCCTCGGTGTCGGGCTGCAACCGCCGTCGATCTCGTGGGGCTCGCAGTTCGGCGTCGCGGCGTCGTACCGGGACACCCCGCACCTGTTCATCTGGCCGGCGGTCTTCATCTCGACGATGACGATCTCGTTCATGATCATCGGCGACTCGATCCGGGACGCCCTCGACCCGAAGTTGCTGCGATGA
- a CDS encoding ABC transporter ATP-binding protein, with protein sequence MTATGEVLLKVDNLTVDFETPRGAVRAVDGVSWQVRAGETLAILGESGSGKSVSTQALTGILEMPPGRIVSGTAEYRGADLIAMTTKERRKVVGNRITMVFQDSLSALNPVQSVGTQIAECYRVHRGMSKKDAMAEAAEMLDRVRIPAASKRVRDYPHEFSGGMRQRVMLAMALALDPDVLIADEPTTALDVTVQAQILELIAELQAERDMGVVLITHDLGVVADVADNVVVMYAGHVVERAATAAALEHPVHPYTEGLLLSMPSADLKGQELPTIPGTPPSLRAIPSGCAFRTRCPIAIDDCALDVPPLLTVAPGRDAACIRRTTLAEREAV encoded by the coding sequence ATGACTGCTACTGGCGAAGTATTGCTGAAAGTCGACAATCTTACGGTCGACTTCGAGACTCCGCGCGGCGCTGTACGGGCCGTGGACGGGGTGTCCTGGCAGGTGCGGGCCGGGGAGACGCTGGCGATCCTGGGGGAGTCCGGGTCCGGGAAGAGCGTGTCGACCCAGGCGCTGACCGGGATCCTGGAGATGCCGCCGGGCCGGATCGTCTCCGGTACGGCGGAGTACCGCGGCGCGGACCTGATCGCGATGACCACCAAGGAACGCCGCAAGGTGGTCGGGAACCGGATCACGATGGTGTTCCAGGACTCGCTGTCCGCGCTGAACCCGGTGCAGTCGGTCGGTACCCAGATCGCCGAGTGCTACCGGGTGCACCGCGGGATGTCCAAGAAGGACGCGATGGCGGAGGCCGCCGAGATGCTCGACCGGGTCCGGATCCCGGCCGCGTCGAAGCGGGTCCGGGACTACCCGCACGAGTTCTCCGGCGGGATGCGGCAGCGCGTGATGCTGGCGATGGCGCTCGCCCTCGACCCCGACGTACTGATCGCCGACGAACCGACGACAGCGCTGGACGTCACCGTGCAGGCGCAGATCCTGGAGCTGATCGCGGAGCTGCAGGCCGAGCGGGACATGGGCGTGGTCCTGATCACCCACGACCTCGGCGTGGTCGCGGACGTCGCCGACAACGTCGTGGTGATGTACGCCGGGCACGTGGTCGAGCGGGCCGCGACCGCGGCGGCACTCGAGCACCCCGTGCACCCGTACACCGAAGGGCTGCTCCTGTCGATGCCGTCGGCCGACCTCAAGGGCCAGGAGCTGCCGACCATTCCCGGTACGCCGCCGTCGCTGCGGGCGATCCCGTCCGGCTGCGCGTTCCGGACCCGGTGCCCGATCGCGATCGACGACTGCGCACTCGACGTACCGCCGTTGCTTACCGTCGCCCCGGGGCGCGATGCCGCGTGCATC